The Pecten maximus chromosome 6, xPecMax1.1, whole genome shotgun sequence DNA window CTCCTCTTTCTAAACATTTgataatccaagatggccgcctgtcagccatgtttgtttccgattggtcccagAATGCAATAGGCCCAACTACAGACCTaggggaacttatatatgaaatatgtgaAAGATTCCTTTTGTACTTTGTGAGAAAAAGggataaaaaacttcaattatcaaaatcaaagatagccgcctgtcggccatgctgttttcagATCAGTCCCCTAATGCAATATTCAAAACAAGTAActaagggaaacatacatatcaaatatcagaaaaaaaattcttccattactttttgagaaatagtgataacacacttcaattgtcaaaatccaagatggctgcctgttagTCATGTTGTATTCTGACCATACCAAAAAGGAAATATGCACAACCAGGGACTAGCGGGAGcatacatattaaatttcagaaaaaaatcttcCATTACTTTTTCAGAGAtaccgataacaaactttaattgtcaaaatcaaggatggttgcctatcggccatgttgttttcaaaatgtataaacaaGCATTGAACTGtatgttaccaaatggtagtatacagtcgatatggatacaatttgggtgacagatagaTTGTCGCCTTAacgggcgacatgaaatatttatctgacacccaaactgtattcatgacgactgtatactacaatttggTAACGGTTCAATGAACGGGAGACATTTTATTTATCAGTCACCcaaattatattcatatagACTGTATACCGCCATTTGTTAACATTTCAATGCCTAAGTACACCTAGCTGTGCATGTCGGGGTTGTTGAATATGTTCATAAAAAGTGGAAAGGAAAATGGGCATTTTGTTTACAACGTGTATTTATGCCTGGTTTATACTGACATGAAGATGTAAATTAAATTCTTAATCAAAATCAAAAGGGCAAAACTGTTTGTGTATGTCACCGAGCATGCTTTGGATTAATATTTCTCTAAAAGATGGCTATTCAAAAATGCTGTTGgattaaaagtaaaaacaaaacataatgtgtgaaatatataaatgatgataGGTAATGATAGCTTAACAACATACAATAATCGTGGATAGTTTAGATAATGTCACGGTAAACTTTAttagataaacaatataaaccaactactGTGGAGTGaactttattagataaccaatatGAACCAACTATTGTAGTGTAAACTTTATAagataaccaatataaaccaactatTGTAGTGtaaactttattagataaccaatataaaccaactactgtagagtaaactttattagataaccaatataaaccaactactGTAGAGTAAACTTCAGTAGAtaaccaaaataaaccaactactgtagtaaactttataagataaccaatataaaccaactatTGTAGTATAAACTTGattagataaccaatataaaccaactactGTAGAGTAAACTTGattagataaccaatataaaccaactattgtagtataaactttattagataaccaatataaaccaactactgtagagtaaactttattagataaccaatataaaccaactactgtagagtaaactttattaaaaaaccaatataaaccaactactgtagagtaaactttattaaaaaaccaatataaaccaactattgtagtataaactttattaaaaaaccaatataaaccaactactgtagagtaaactttattagataaccaatataaaccaactatTGTAGTGtaaactttattagataaccaatataaaccaactactgtagagtaaactttattaaaaaaccaatataaaccaactatTGTAGTGtaaactttattagataaccaatataaaccaactattgtagtataaactttattagataaccaatataaaccaactatTGTAGTATAAACGttattagataaccaatataaaccaactattgtagtataaactttattagataaccaatataaaccaactattgtagtaaactttattagataaccaatataaaccaactatTGTAGTGtaaactttattagataaccaatataaaccaactattgtagtataaactttattagataaccaatataaaccaactattgtagtataaactttattagataaccaatataaaccaactattgtagtaaactttattagataaccaatataaaccaactacatgtactgtagtgtaaactttattaaataaccaatataaaccaactattgtagtataaactttattagataaccaatataaaccaactatTGTAGTATAAACGttattagataaccaatataaaccaactatTGTAGTGtaaactttattagataaccaatataaaccaactactGTAGAGTAAACTTGattagataaccaatataaaccaactatTGTAGTATAAACGttattagataaccaatataaaccaactattgtagtataaactttattagataaccaatataaaccaaTTACTGTAGAaaactttattagataaccaatataaaccaactactGTAGAGTAAACTTTTttagataaccaatataaaccaaTTACTGTAGtaaactttattagataaccaatataaaccaactactgtagtaaaCTTTATTAGATAAGCAATATAAACCAACTATTGTAGTATAAACTTTATCagataaccaatataaaccaactactgtagtaaactttattagataaccaatataaaccaactatTGTAGTGtaaactttattagataaccaatataaaccaacttctgtagtataaactttattagataaccaatataaaccaaTTACTGTAGtaaactttattagataaccaatataaaccaaTTACTGTAGAaaactttattagataaccaatataaaccaactactgtagagtaaactttattagataaccaatataaaccaaTTACTGTAGtaaactttattagataaccaatataaaccaactactgtagtaaactttattagataaccaatataaaccaactattgtagtataaactttattagataaccaatataaaccaactactgtagtaaactttattagataaccaatataaaccaactattgtagtaaactttattagataaccaatataaaccaactactgtagtaCAATGTGACAACTGAATAAGgtattttaaataatgaatgttTACGCACAATGAACATTTCATTGAGTATGCTATGTGCCTCGTTTGAGTAACAATAAAGTCAGATATGTTAAAAAAAGAGTCTGATAGTTATGTAGACATATCAAGATTATATCTTTCAACCTCTCCCTTTTTGTCTGGTTGTTTTAGGTCGTTGGAACAAGAACAAACTCCGTGCATATGTTCGCTTCAATACAGTAGTGAAGGACGTGACCTACAACAAAACCACAGACTACTTCACCATCATGGCCAAGGATTTGACCAATGACCAAGATCTCCCTCCAGAGAGGTTTTCTCACGTCATTGTGGCTACAGGTCACTTCTCCTTCCCAAACGTTCCAAACTTTGAAGGGATCGATATGTTTAGAGGCAGAGTTCTTCACTCACACGACTTCAGACGAGCAACtgagttcaaaggtcaacggATACTTTTAGTCGGATCGAGGTACTCGGCAGAGGATATCTCAATGCAATGTAAGAAGATGGGTTCTGGAAAGGTAATCACTTGTTATCGGAACAACCCAATGAATTTTCACTTTCCCGACGGTATCGAGGAGCGTCCATTATTGACAAAAGTAGACGGGAATACAATTCATTTCAAAGATGGGACGACAGCGGAAGTTGACGTCATCATTCTTTGTACCGGATATCTGTACCACTTCCCGTACTTGTCGGAGTCCCTTCGCCTCAGGTCGAAGTTATCGATGTATCCGGATGGACTATACAAGGGGACGATGTGGATGGATGACGGCAACAACAAACTCTTCTACCTTAGCATGCAGGATCAATATTACTCTTACACGATGTTTGATATCCAGGCCGAATGGGCATGTGCGGTCATCTGCGGACACCTGAAGCTTCCGGACAGGAAAGAGATGGAGTCCGATATTGCGAAATGGGTGAAGAAGCGGGACTTGCTGAAGGATTGTTATGATGACATCGCCCTCCAGACAGAGTTTGTATGTGACCTCGCCAAGGAAGTAGGCTGCAAATACAACCTAGATGTCGCAGCTTTGTTCAACAAGTGGGAAGATGACAAGCGCGCGAACATAGCGACATATCGGGATCAGGCGTATTCCTCGATTTTCACTGGGAAACCGGGAATCGTACATCACACTCCCTGGTTCAAGGCATACGACGACTCCGTGGAAACATTCGTAAACCAAACACCAAACAAGGAAAAATAATGTGTTATGGTGTACCAAAACAATGGATTGTCGATATCGATATATTATTTACTGTTTTAAGCACCATATAGCCAAACGGCTGGCTGGGTATGCGTCTCTTTAAAATCGTATTCAGTTAGTTCGAGGTTTGAGGTTTCAGTTCGTTGGTGAAATGTGttcaagtacattgtatgtatatatacttaatcTTGGATTAGGGcatttgttatttcaatttcaacatattgtattgactgatgttatatcaatataggattggacatcaggcagagcctatataagtcctctccttacataaaacaggtaaacaaacatatttacGTACCAATATGGATTATACAATAAGAAGAGAGGTATCTTCTTAGTTATGATTTTTACATGATTAGAAGAAAGTAACTTCTTAAAAGATGATTGAATTGTTGTGAGATGTATAGATATGCCTATTTCACTAACAAACACAATTCTGTAACtacttaatatattatttaacatGTGTGAGTTATAAGTTACAccttaatgatatatatatgtagtgtttTTATTGGTTGGGGCATTTATATCAAacgcatacatgtactgtataacttTGCTGCTATATAATGCACTgttgtaaataaagatatctgcTTTGATTATCGTTTTCAGATCTGTTCATTTAGTTAACACTCATAAGAGTTTTAGAAAGTTTCAGTTACGTTAgacaaaatcaacagagaataccgacactAAATCACCAGAACAAACGCAATGATAAGAAAGCGTGGTATATTCTTTGGGTACATGACATATGATCAACATGTTTATTTAACCAAAAGAAATAAATCTCAGAGGACGCATCCAGAGATATGTATGTCGATATATCTGTACGCAAACTGTATTGAATATTCAGCGAGTCCGTGTTTCCAGCCGTCAGAACATTAGCGTGCATTACCTGGTGTACTATATTGAAACCActtaaattacaaataaaaccaGACTATAGCACTGTATTCCACCAAAACACACAGTAAAATAACTGTACAGAAGATGTAACACCAGTACTAGTTCGTCCCTGGACCACACGTAATTTTCTATGGATACGACCATGTTTTGAgcagaaataataaaaacaacttgATTTGCCTCGTGATAactttaaagccacatactcccgaagaaacctttatcaatgtttacattttgagctttttacagatttcggacttgatacatacctaacagactatcgtgaatcagaaaccgaaagaaaacaaatgtccatttatagacatatttttgtacaataaagCTTAAGCTTCACACATAAATTGGTTAGTATgaatatgtaattataatatgctAATTATTGTCTCCCCATTGGTCAAGGGTCATTTGCCACTGTGGGGCCTAAGTGACCTCCATGCAAAATCCATagcttttgattggtcaagggCTCAGCCCAGCCCCTGCAACACCAAGGTTATCCCCACTAGAGAGTTAATCCCTGTAAGTTTATGACGCCATCTTGGAAAGATTCTAAATAGGtgaaatcaattttgttttgattgagAAGAATTcagttttataattatttttaaaatgacatcCCTCCAACCACCCCTGCATTCCCCCTTTTATGTATGGATCTTAATTTTCAAACTATTCTTTTGTGCTCTTCTTTAGTATTTTAGTATTGTTAATTTTATTCATTCTGTcttagttatttatattttgttgtctgat harbors:
- the LOC117328814 gene encoding flavin-containing monooxygenase FMO GS-OX3-like, which translates into the protein MAGNQRVCVIGAGPGGMSFLYQNNKLKAAGKRCADVVCYEKQSNWGGLWNYTWRTGVDEYGEFCHGGQYRDLWSNGPKECLEYPDYTFEDHFGKVIPSFPPRTVLFDYLQGRWNKNKLRAYVRFNTVVKDVTYNKTTDYFTIMAKDLTNDQDLPPERFSHVIVATGHFSFPNVPNFEGIDMFRGRVLHSHDFRRATEFKGQRILLVGSRYSAEDISMQCKKMGSGKVITCYRNNPMNFHFPDGIEERPLLTKVDGNTIHFKDGTTAEVDVIILCTGYLYHFPYLSESLRLRSKLSMYPDGLYKGTMWMDDGNNKLFYLSMQDQYYSYTMFDIQAEWACAVICGHLKLPDRKEMESDIAKWVKKRDLLKDCYDDIALQTEFVCDLAKEVGCKYNLDVAALFNKWEDDKRANIATYRDQAYSSIFTGKPGIVHHTPWFKAYDDSVETFVNQTPNKEK